The following proteins come from a genomic window of Candidatus Lokiarchaeota archaeon:
- the tuf gene encoding elongation factor 1-alpha: MVVIGHVDHGKSTMVGRLLYETGAVDERTFQAHKKEAEELGRPSWAWAFALDRLKEERERGLTIDIAFFKFETPGGLYYTIIDAPGHKDFIKNMITGASQADLALLVVSAKRGEFEAGIGPGGQTKEHAYLAMTLGVPNIIVCVNKMDDETVDYSEDRFNEVKEEVGGFLKGIGYKPEDVEFIPTSALSACNLKENTPDLTPWYDGPSLLEALDQVQLPEKPIELPLRVPINDVYSIKGVGTVPVGRVETGVMKPGDKVTFMPPNKTGEVKSIEMHHEMLDEAEPGDNVGF; encoded by the coding sequence ATGGTTGTTATCGGGCACGTAGACCACGGCAAATCAACCATGGTTGGGAGGCTATTATATGAAACAGGCGCTGTTGATGAGCGTACATTCCAGGCGCACAAGAAAGAAGCGGAGGAACTTGGGCGGCCTAGCTGGGCATGGGCCTTTGCGCTGGACCGCCTGAAAGAAGAGCGCGAACGTGGTTTAACCATCGATATCGCTTTCTTCAAGTTCGAGACTCCGGGAGGACTATACTACACGATTATTGATGCTCCTGGTCACAAGGACTTCATCAAGAACATGATTACTGGTGCATCACAAGCAGACCTCGCTCTACTCGTTGTGTCTGCGAAACGTGGTGAGTTCGAAGCCGGTATTGGTCCAGGTGGACAGACCAAAGAGCATGCCTACCTTGCAATGACATTGGGTGTGCCTAACATCATCGTATGTGTTAACAAAATGGATGATGAGACTGTCGACTATAGTGAGGACCGGTTCAATGAGGTTAAAGAAGAAGTGGGTGGCTTCCTGAAAGGCATCGGATACAAGCCTGAGGATGTTGAATTCATTCCTACTTCCGCTTTGTCAGCATGTAACCTCAAGGAGAACACACCCGACCTTACACCTTGGTATGACGGACCGTCTTTGCTTGAGGCACTTGATCAAGTACAGTTACCTGAGAAACCAATCGAGTTGCCCCTCCGAGTACCTATCAACGATGTGTACTCAATCAAGGGTGTCGGTACTGTACCAGTAGGACGTGTCGAGACTGGAGTCATGAAACCTGGTGACAAAGTCACATTCATGCCGCCGAACAAGACCGGTGAAGTCAAATCGATTGAAATGCATCATGAGATGCTAGATGAAGCAGAACCAGGTGACAATGTTGGTTTC
- a CDS encoding EamA family transporter: protein MDQHTKSWLAILFTTLAWGSSIVFAKFVYTELTPMVFLALRYTIACPPLYLLGRLLAQTKPDEYIIRENWRILLAAGISGPFVSQALQYIGLGYTTASDTVLLINFAPLSSAVLAVPLLNESMGRWKITGMILAIVGASFIVLGGASVESAILPNRVLGDLLVLGSTFFFALNGIFGKMAVKTLHSLHFTFVSILFSIPFLWLSAIITEDLAILLTVSLGNWLLMLWIGIVNTAVSFALYYEAHRHIDASTIQIGLNMVAVWGVLLSVLLLAESVTLLTLFGGALTVVGVILAQAFTKRNRTASEKTP from the coding sequence ATGGATCAACATACGAAATCGTGGTTAGCCATCCTGTTCACTACTCTCGCTTGGGGCTCGTCTATCGTATTTGCCAAGTTCGTCTATACCGAACTAACACCCATGGTATTCCTGGCGTTGCGTTATACCATTGCATGTCCGCCGCTTTATTTGCTGGGAAGACTTCTAGCTCAGACCAAGCCCGATGAGTACATAATCCGAGAGAATTGGAGAATTCTTCTTGCGGCAGGCATAAGCGGCCCTTTCGTTTCACAGGCACTTCAATACATAGGATTGGGCTATACTACGGCCAGTGACACTGTACTTCTAATCAATTTCGCCCCGTTATCATCAGCAGTCCTAGCAGTCCCCCTTCTTAACGAATCGATGGGCCGATGGAAAATCACAGGCATGATCCTTGCAATTGTTGGTGCATCCTTTATTGTCCTAGGAGGGGCTTCAGTTGAATCAGCAATATTGCCGAATCGTGTACTTGGAGATTTGCTCGTTCTTGGTTCTACATTTTTCTTCGCCCTCAATGGTATTTTTGGAAAAATGGCGGTTAAGACCCTTCATTCTCTGCATTTCACATTTGTTAGCATTTTATTCTCGATTCCTTTTCTCTGGCTATCCGCAATAATCACAGAAGACCTTGCTATTCTGCTTACTGTGTCATTAGGAAACTGGCTTCTTATGCTCTGGATAGGCATTGTGAACACTGCCGTTAGCTTCGCCCTCTACTATGAAGCTCACAGACATATAGACGCCTCCACCATCCAAATTGGGTTAAATATGGTTGCAGTATGGGGTGTCCTTCTGTCCGTCCTTCTGCTTGCTGAATCCGTAACATTGCTTACACTTTTCGGTGGCGCACTTACTGTTGTGGGTGTCATACTAGCACAGGCTTTCACCAAAAGAAATAGGACTGCTTCCGAAAAGACCCCATAA